A section of the Pseudomonas sp. Q1-7 genome encodes:
- a CDS encoding DUF1329 domain-containing protein, translating to MKFVKTLMAASLAVAFAGSVHAAVSPEEAAKLGTSLTLVGAEKAANADGSIPAYEGGLTTAPAGFKAGDTMRPDPFASEQPLLVIDGKNVDQYKNLLSATTVELAKRYPSFRVDVFPTHRTVAMPKPVLDNAVKNATGAKTANDGLALDNVLPGVPFPIPQSGAEAMWNHLLRYQGVTINTKYDSWNVDAAGVATLATTGQAYINYPIYEDLSKPIANTDVYYQMKLYYSGPARRAGEAIMLKDAANAVEQPRRAWQYLPGQRRVKLAPSLAYDTPNPGTAGAGTYDDVFVFNGALDRYDWKLVGKQELIVPYNTYKLTYAQDPKTLTTPNHLAPDHVRWEKHRVWVVEGTLKPGARHIYAKRRFYLDEDSWVALASDQYDARGQIYRGSFAFLSQSYDKQVPDTTPFVIYDLVGNSYNINGIVGPYGGIRYIDPLTKAQWAAESLAGAGIR from the coding sequence ATGAAATTCGTGAAAACTCTGATGGCGGCTTCCCTCGCGGTGGCCTTCGCTGGTTCCGTCCATGCCGCCGTGTCGCCTGAAGAGGCCGCCAAGCTGGGCACCAGCCTGACCCTGGTGGGCGCTGAGAAAGCTGCCAACGCCGACGGTTCGATCCCCGCCTACGAGGGTGGCCTGACCACCGCCCCGGCGGGCTTCAAGGCCGGCGACACCATGCGCCCGGACCCCTTCGCCAGCGAGCAGCCGCTGCTGGTGATCGACGGCAAGAACGTCGACCAGTACAAGAACCTGCTGAGCGCCACCACGGTGGAACTGGCCAAGCGTTACCCGAGCTTCCGCGTGGACGTCTTCCCGACCCACCGCACCGTGGCCATGCCCAAGCCGGTACTGGACAACGCCGTGAAGAACGCCACTGGCGCCAAGACCGCCAATGACGGCCTGGCCCTGGACAACGTACTGCCGGGCGTACCCTTCCCGATTCCGCAGTCGGGCGCCGAAGCCATGTGGAACCACCTGCTGCGCTACCAGGGCGTGACCATCAACACCAAGTACGACTCCTGGAACGTCGACGCCGCGGGCGTGGCCACCCTCGCCACCACCGGCCAGGCGTACATCAACTACCCGATCTACGAAGACCTGTCCAAGCCCATCGCCAACACCGACGTCTACTACCAGATGAAGCTGTACTACTCCGGCCCGGCTCGCCGCGCCGGCGAGGCGATCATGCTCAAGGACGCCGCCAACGCCGTCGAGCAGCCGCGTCGCGCCTGGCAGTACCTGCCTGGCCAGCGCCGCGTGAAGCTGGCACCGAGCCTGGCCTACGACACCCCGAACCCGGGTACCGCCGGTGCCGGCACCTACGATGACGTGTTCGTCTTCAACGGCGCGCTGGACCGCTACGACTGGAAGCTGGTGGGCAAGCAGGAACTGATCGTGCCCTACAACACCTACAAGCTGACCTACGCCCAGGACCCGAAGACCCTGACCACCCCGAACCACCTGGCGCCTGACCACGTGCGCTGGGAGAAGCACCGCGTCTGGGTCGTGGAAGGCACGCTGAAGCCCGGCGCCCGCCACATCTACGCCAAGCGCCGCTTCTACCTGGACGAGGACAGCTGGGTGGCCCTGGCGTCCGACCAATATGACGCCCGTGGACAGATCTACCGTGGCTCCTTCGCCTTCCTCAGCCAGAGCTACGACAAGCAGGTACCGGACACCACCCCGTTCGTGATCTACGACCTGGTGGGCAACTCCTACAACATCAACGGCATCGTCGGCCCGTACGGCGGCATCCGTTACATCGACCCGCTGACCAAGGCTCAGTGGGCAGCCGAGTCCCTGGCTGGCGCCGGCATTCGCTGA
- a CDS encoding DUF1302 domain-containing protein, with protein MNNKNNHNLNLRRCLLASAIAAGMGAPVVVQAFEVNTGSPDWSVRFDNTVKYNYGVRTESADKRMLATPNNNDGDYNFRRSGTNITNRVDLLTELDVIHQGNKGFRVSAASWYDKAYDNTGSNSNPFVNGNEAFSRIAGQPGANNAVLGSPHLSNYAQRYYSGPSGEILDAFVFYTTEIGDESLFSVKVGQHNVYWGETLLNPVHAVSYGQSGLDLAKLAAAPGTEAKELFVPRNQISASFTINPELTVAAQYFLEWDQARLPEAGTYYGSSDLVGEGAQSFILGHTGGPGLAGPNGTLTSIRRGHDITPDKRGDWGLMLKWSPVWLDGTLGAYYRQTSEILPQAVLDGTGLSARGAGGPIANVQNSISTTSYKFAYGDDIDIFGLSLSKEFAGVSVASDLNIRHNMPLASIPAIVSAPGAGGLAAGLGLLPPRLAATGVVTEQPSSGDSMSATGDTLHWTLNGLMTIGNTPLFDSASLLGELYYSNLLKLDSHNEALYKGKSSYRGIDKPTRDNWGIAVNFTPTWYQVFPGVDLSAPMSINVGLDGVSPVQGGGAEDTGNYSVGVGAAIYNQYFVDLKYVDSFGDAEKCTNGATDGSTPNALDATQRYTCYAGGYSSFSGGGATTEDRGAVYLTFKTTF; from the coding sequence ATGAACAACAAGAACAATCACAACCTGAACCTGCGCAGGTGCCTGCTCGCCTCGGCCATCGCGGCCGGCATGGGCGCGCCGGTGGTGGTCCAGGCGTTCGAAGTCAACACCGGTAGTCCGGACTGGTCGGTGCGCTTCGACAATACCGTGAAGTACAACTACGGCGTTCGCACCGAGAGCGCCGACAAGCGGATGCTGGCCACGCCGAACAACAACGACGGCGACTACAACTTCCGTCGCTCCGGCACCAACATCACCAACCGTGTCGACCTGTTGACCGAGCTGGACGTGATCCACCAGGGCAACAAGGGGTTCCGTGTCAGCGCCGCCAGCTGGTACGACAAGGCCTATGACAACACCGGCTCGAACTCCAACCCCTTCGTCAATGGCAACGAGGCCTTTTCCCGCATCGCCGGCCAGCCCGGTGCCAACAATGCGGTACTGGGCAGCCCGCACCTTTCCAACTACGCGCAGCGCTACTACAGCGGCCCGTCCGGCGAAATCCTCGACGCCTTCGTGTTCTACACCACCGAGATCGGCGACGAATCCTTGTTCAGCGTCAAGGTCGGCCAGCACAACGTGTACTGGGGCGAAACCCTCCTCAACCCGGTCCACGCCGTCAGCTACGGCCAGTCCGGCCTGGACCTGGCCAAGCTCGCCGCCGCGCCGGGCACCGAAGCCAAGGAACTCTTCGTCCCGCGCAACCAGATCTCCGCCTCCTTCACCATCAACCCCGAGCTGACCGTTGCCGCCCAGTATTTCCTGGAGTGGGACCAGGCGCGCCTGCCGGAAGCCGGCACCTATTACGGCAGCTCGGACCTGGTGGGCGAGGGCGCCCAGTCCTTCATCCTCGGCCACACCGGCGGCCCGGGCCTGGCGGGACCGAACGGCACCCTCACCAGCATCCGCCGTGGCCACGACATCACCCCGGACAAGCGTGGCGACTGGGGCCTGATGCTCAAGTGGTCGCCGGTCTGGCTGGACGGCACCCTGGGCGCCTACTACCGACAGACCTCGGAAATCCTGCCGCAAGCGGTGCTGGACGGCACCGGCCTGAGCGCCCGTGGCGCCGGCGGCCCCATCGCCAACGTGCAGAATTCCATCAGCACCACCAGCTACAAGTTCGCCTATGGCGACGACATCGACATCTTCGGCCTGAGCCTGTCCAAGGAGTTCGCCGGGGTCAGCGTCGCCAGCGACCTGAACATCCGCCACAACATGCCCCTGGCGAGCATTCCGGCCATCGTCAGCGCCCCCGGCGCCGGTGGCCTGGCCGCCGGCCTCGGCCTGCTGCCGCCCCGCCTCGCGGCCACCGGCGTGGTCACCGAGCAGCCGAGCAGCGGCGACAGCATGAGCGCCACCGGCGACACCCTGCACTGGACCCTCAACGGCCTGATGACCATCGGCAACACGCCGCTGTTCGACTCGGCCTCGCTGCTGGGCGAGCTCTACTACAGCAACCTGCTGAAGCTCGATAGCCATAACGAGGCGCTCTACAAGGGCAAGAGCAGCTACCGTGGCATCGACAAGCCGACCCGCGACAACTGGGGTATCGCGGTGAACTTCACGCCCACCTGGTACCAGGTGTTCCCGGGCGTGGACCTGTCGGCACCGATGTCGATCAACGTCGGCCTGGACGGTGTTTCCCCGGTTCAGGGCGGCGGCGCCGAAGACACCGGCAACTACTCGGTCGGTGTCGGCGCGGCCATCTACAACCAGTACTTCGTCGACCTGAAGTACGTGGACTCCTTCGGCGATGCCGAGAAGTGCACCAACGGAGCCACCGACGGCTCCACACCCAACGCATTGGACGCCACGCAGCGCTACACCTGCTACGCCGGGGGTTACTCCTCCTTCTCCGGCGGCGGGGCTACCACGGAAGACCGTGGCGCGGTGTACCTGACTTTCAAGACCACCTTCTGA
- a CDS encoding WD40/YVTN/BNR-like repeat-containing protein has translation MFPFKSIALGLALAAGSCGAAPLVDVLDLPAARSELASRSPLLDLAQAGPRLVAVGQRGHILYSDDQGASWTQASVPVSSDLNAVQFVSASEGWAVGHDGVVLHSRDGGASWEKQLDGRQLGRLMLDFYGAQPEAGQWLEEAKRIEAEGADKPFLDLWFSDAQNGFVVGAFNLIFRTRDGGRTWEPWADRTDNPSAYHLNAIAGHGKQLFIAGEQGLLLRLDDSGERFQALTSPYQGSFFGLSVQPGLVLAHGLRGNAYRSTDEGASWTQVKTGLNSSITASARDTHGQVYLFGLTGQVLASSDNGASFQALELGQPVPVYGALAATDGSLLLVGPRGVSQRPLPTGKQE, from the coding sequence ATGTTTCCTTTCAAATCCATCGCCCTGGGCCTCGCCCTGGCGGCCGGCAGCTGTGGCGCCGCGCCGCTGGTGGACGTGCTGGACCTGCCCGCGGCGCGCAGCGAGTTGGCATCGCGCAGTCCCTTGCTGGACCTGGCGCAGGCCGGCCCGCGCCTGGTCGCCGTGGGCCAGCGCGGGCACATTCTGTATTCCGATGACCAGGGCGCGAGCTGGACCCAGGCCAGCGTGCCGGTCAGCTCCGACCTGAATGCCGTGCAGTTCGTCTCGGCCAGCGAAGGCTGGGCCGTGGGCCATGACGGCGTGGTCCTGCACAGCCGCGATGGCGGCGCCAGTTGGGAGAAGCAGCTCGACGGGCGCCAGCTCGGCCGCCTGATGCTGGACTTCTATGGCGCCCAGCCAGAGGCCGGGCAATGGCTGGAAGAGGCGAAGCGGATCGAGGCCGAAGGCGCCGACAAACCCTTCCTCGACCTCTGGTTCAGCGACGCGCAGAACGGTTTCGTGGTCGGGGCCTTCAACCTGATCTTCCGCACCCGCGACGGCGGCCGCACCTGGGAGCCCTGGGCGGACCGTACCGACAACCCGTCCGCCTACCACCTCAACGCCATCGCCGGCCACGGCAAGCAGCTGTTCATCGCCGGGGAGCAGGGCCTGCTGCTGCGTCTCGACGACAGCGGCGAACGTTTCCAGGCCCTGACGTCGCCCTATCAGGGCAGCTTCTTCGGCCTCAGTGTCCAGCCGGGCCTGGTGCTGGCCCATGGTCTGCGCGGCAACGCCTATCGCAGCACCGACGAAGGCGCCAGCTGGACGCAGGTGAAGACCGGCCTGAACAGCAGTATCACCGCGTCCGCGCGCGACACCCATGGCCAGGTCTACCTGTTCGGCCTGACGGGCCAGGTGCTGGCCAGCAGTGACAATGGCGCCAGCTTCCAGGCCCTGGAACTCGGCCAACCGGTACCCGTCTACGGCGCCCTGGCAGCGACCGACGGCAGCCTGCTGCTGGTGGGACCGCGCGGCGTCAGCCAGCGGCCTCTGCCGACCGGCAAACAAGAATAA
- a CDS encoding RBBP9/YdeN family alpha/beta hydrolase — MNDNNNATILIVPGLRDHVADHWQTLLAAQLPKVRTVPPLEHDKLSLSARVEAIQHELEQIDGPVILVAHSAGVLMVAHWAARYSRPIKGALLATPPDLDATWPENYPSPESLQANGWTPLPRGPLPFPSLVCASENDHLASPEAVRALAADWNGRLVELGQVGHLNPASGFGEWPYAHELIQVLDR; from the coding sequence GTGAACGACAATAACAATGCAACCATCCTTATAGTGCCCGGCCTGCGTGACCACGTGGCCGATCACTGGCAGACCCTCCTGGCTGCCCAACTGCCCAAGGTACGTACCGTACCGCCGCTTGAGCACGACAAGCTCAGCCTGTCTGCTCGCGTCGAGGCCATCCAGCATGAACTGGAACAGATCGACGGCCCGGTGATCCTGGTCGCCCACAGCGCCGGCGTCCTGATGGTCGCGCATTGGGCCGCGCGCTACAGCCGGCCGATCAAGGGCGCGCTGCTGGCGACCCCGCCGGATCTCGACGCCACCTGGCCGGAGAACTACCCGAGCCCCGAATCCCTGCAGGCCAACGGCTGGACGCCGCTGCCGCGCGGTCCGCTGCCGTTCCCCAGCCTGGTCTGTGCCAGCGAGAACGACCACCTGGCCAGCCCGGAGGCGGTACGCGCCTTGGCCGCCGACTGGAACGGCCGCCTGGTGGAACTGGGCCAGGTCGGACACCTCAATCCCGCATCGGGTTTCGGCGAATGGCCGTATGCCCATGAACTGATCCAGGTGCTGGATCGCTGA
- a CDS encoding AraC family transcriptional regulator, protein MVRAAALTNYIEVAQHLGLNPQQMLRQAGLSQTLVDNPEQRLPSSAVATLLEESARASDCPTFGLRMAESRQLSDFGVISLLLSHQPTLRDALETIVQYRHLLNESLALFVDEVGKTVVLREEIITDPPVPLRQGMELAIGVLFRMCSALLGSGWRPLAVNFSHDAPPDLQLHRRVFGCKVEFGSEFNGIVCQATDLDKANPLADPAMARHALRLVETLPGAARQSTLNDVRKAIYLLLPMGRATIEQIAQSLGMNVRTLQRRLEESDVTFSDLINEVRRDLVLRYMENPRYTLSRIADLLGYSVASSFTRWFTNQFGKSPVAWRREHQVKADE, encoded by the coding sequence ATGGTTCGCGCAGCGGCCCTGACCAACTACATCGAGGTGGCCCAGCACCTCGGCCTCAACCCGCAGCAGATGCTGCGCCAGGCGGGCCTCAGCCAGACACTGGTGGACAACCCCGAGCAACGCCTGCCCTCCTCCGCCGTGGCCACCCTGCTGGAAGAGTCCGCCCGCGCCAGCGACTGCCCCACCTTCGGCCTGCGCATGGCCGAGTCCCGCCAGCTCTCCGACTTCGGCGTCATCAGCCTGCTGCTCTCCCACCAGCCGACCCTGCGCGATGCGCTGGAGACCATCGTCCAGTACCGCCACCTGCTCAACGAGTCCCTGGCGCTGTTCGTCGACGAGGTGGGCAAGACCGTGGTGCTGCGGGAGGAAATCATCACCGACCCGCCGGTGCCCCTCCGCCAGGGCATGGAACTGGCCATTGGCGTGCTGTTCCGCATGTGCAGCGCCCTGCTCGGCTCGGGCTGGCGCCCGCTCGCGGTGAACTTCAGCCACGACGCGCCGCCGGACCTGCAACTGCATCGGCGGGTGTTCGGCTGCAAGGTGGAATTCGGCAGCGAGTTCAACGGCATCGTCTGCCAGGCCACCGACCTGGACAAAGCCAACCCGCTGGCCGATCCGGCCATGGCGCGCCACGCCCTGCGACTGGTGGAAACCCTGCCCGGCGCGGCCCGGCAATCGACCCTCAACGACGTGCGCAAGGCCATCTACCTGCTGCTGCCCATGGGCCGCGCGACCATCGAGCAGATCGCCCAGTCCCTCGGCATGAACGTGCGAACCCTGCAGCGCCGCCTCGAAGAAAGCGACGTCACCTTCTCCGACCTGATCAACGAAGTGCGCCGTGACCTGGTGCTGCGCTACATGGAAAACCCGCGCTATACCCTCAGCCGCATCGCCGACCTGCTGGGTTACTCGGTGGCCAGCTCCTTCACCCGCTGGTTCACCAACCAGTTCGGCAAGTCGCCGGTCGCCTGGCGGCGGGAGCATCAGGTAAAGGCGGACGAGTAA